The genome window ccctcccccgcccctctgTGTCGCGCCAGGGCCgttacacccccctccccccctgcgtCACCCGCCAGGGGccggaggggggagagggagggagccgCCCGCCTCcgccgcccccccacccaccccgtcaGTGCCGTCGCCGCCGGGACTCGAGGCGGGGAAGGCAGCGCAGAGGAGACCGTtgacatccccctccccctccagctaCTTCCGCCTTCTAGGCGCCGGCGGTGACGTCATCGCCCAGCGCCGAAGAACCTTGTTCTCCCAGGAAAGGGGACGACTGAGAGGAAGCGGAAGTGGCCCTTGGAGCTGGAACAAAAGGCCAAGCAATGGCGAAAGAGCCTGCGGGCCATAACAACAGCGCTTCCTCCAAACAACGTCCGGGGCACGCTGACATCACAGGCCCAAGTTTTGTCACAACCATAATGATAGCAATGAATCAATGAGCGCACGAGAATGACGTCACGGACGGCGCTTCGCGGGACGAGCGGCAACCTTTGGGTCAGGAGGGAAGTCCAGCCCTGAGACAAAAGCTACTTCCGGTTCTAGTGGGAAATTCGCTTCTGAGTGGCTGCTGCGTCAGGGGAAAAGGGCTGAGCGCTGGAATAAAACGTTGTTCCTTTCCGAGGTGCCCTGAGACtccttttgggttttttaaatacaGAACAGAGGAGTCGTTCTACTTCCGCATCCCTATGGTGCCCTGACCCATCCCTTCGTTTAGGCTCCCTCATGTTCAAAAGTGAGCCGGAAGTGTTGGCGTGGTATCACAGGGGTTGTACGACTTCCGGGCGACTGACGTCACAATAGCACGCTCGCAGCTGCCCGTGCTTATATGAACCCCAGAGGCCCAAATGTCAGAATCTGCTAtccagaggtgggggtggagcttctGGCACCCCAGTGATATcggtgccaacttccagggggagCCTGGAGAtgtccaggaattacaactgaccacCAGACTCCAGATGCTTCTCTGGAGAAACTGCTTTGAACTAGGGCTGTGCAGAATTCTCTGTATTTGGTGCATTCCGGGTCTTTAAAAGCCCAGAAATTTTCGGTAAAATTGGATAAAGCCGTTACCCATCAGTTTTGTTTGGCTTTTTACTAATTTTTTAGGGGGGGAGGTTAACACCCAAAATTTCCCTACCcatttcccctgaaaataagccctagcatgatttttcgggatttttggaggatgcttgaaatataagtcctactctaaaataagccctagtttCAGATTCTCTGGCACAGCtgatctgatggggggggggcaaaatcatgggaaaaaataagtcatcccctgaaaataagtcctcacacaccttttggagcaaaaattaatataagaccctgtcttactttcagggaaacagggtagtaaaaaAAATATCTCCCCTACCCTGCCATCATCTTCCAAGTCCACATGGACATGGGAACCAGTGGTGAGAACTTCAActgccaccccaccaccacaattTCACAAACCCACCTGAACCTGGGAAGCAATGCTGGGGGTGGGATACGAGTGGCTTGAGCTTCATTCCAAAAGCCTGGGGTTTTATCAGGGAAGGGGAGTAAGAAAAGAAACCCATTATGGCTTTTCCTGAGGGTTGTTTTGGTGATTTAGTTTTACCAAATCAGCACCCCTACTTTGGACCCCACTGAGTTTGCCCTCCAGAAATCTTGAGGACTTTCCACCAGAGagagatttcccaacccagagttgagtCAGGTTTAGATTTACAATTATCTGCAGTCCGGGTTCAGGTCAGCACAGATGTAGCTTCAACACAGCATAAAGGCAAATGAGAACATAAAATACTCCCAGAAAGAGGAATTGCTTTGCAAGTAGAGCACTTGTAGCAGGGAAAAACTGACTGAATCTCCTACAGCCATTTAGCAATAGCTACATATGTACGTACTGTACCAGGGTCCGCAGTCTTTTTGAATCTGTGGCCACTTTTGAAATCCTGATATACACTGCCGTTACAATGTTTCAGGCAGAGGGTCTATTTAACCACATGGttattaaaatgaatatattgttcaaaaatattttcttgcacacacacagACGGACTCAGTGAAAATCCTTACGCTGTGGTTGCAGCTGTTGTtgaagcagctttttaaaaagcacagccaatcagaagccccacCTGTTCTGAAAACTGTGTGAGAAAATCTGAATTGGTGCAGCAATTGGAGAGGACTGAAATAGTGAAGTGGAAATGGTTTTGCCATGGGATGGGTGGCGAGTGGCCTCAGGTTCTTCCTGTGTGTGAGAAACAGAACAGACTGGTTCTGGCCAGGTCACCTAGGACTTCtctagcagagtggggattcaaacattgATCACCcggatcctagtccaatactgcAACTGCTATGCCACACTGACTGCTTCTCCAAGGCTGTGCTTCATTGCCCCCACCACCTCTGACATATTCACCCCTCCACCTGCAGCACCCTCAATATATTCATAAGGGGTGCATCTAGGTACAGGGCACTTTTCTTAGAACCCAGAAGAAATCCCAGGTTTGGGGGGTGAATCTGAAAGAAAGGGGTTAATTATGAAATATTGCTATTTGTGTCAATGGCACTACTCTTAATGAAAAAGTTCTCATAACAGTATCACAACACCTCATCTGCCATTTTTGAACTGCTTAGCAAGCCCAATGAACATTGTTAAAGAGCTGTTGGGGGAGGGTGAGTTGGTGGCAGCAgtgtcaagaacataagaacgagcctgctggatcagaccagagtccatctagtccagcactctgctgctcacagtggcccaccaggtgcctttgggaactcacatgcaggaggtgaaagcaatggcctgctgctgctgctgctcctgaacacctggtctgctaaggcatttgcaatctgagatcaaggaagatcaagattggtagccatagatcgacttctcctccataaatctgtccaagccctttttaaagctatccaggttagtggccatcaacacctcctgtggcagcatattccaaaacaccaatcacatgttgcgtgaagaagtgtttccttttattagtcttaattcttccccccagcattttcaatggatgccccctggttctagtattgtgagaaagagaggttaaagagcactggtcccaaaatggatccttgggggacaccactccctacatctctccattgtgagaacttcccatttacacacactctttgcttcctgtttctaaaccagtttttaatccataggacttcccctcttattccttgattgctgagttttctcaatagtctctggtgttGTTATTAATTCAATTCATATGCCGCTCTTCCAAATTGGCACTAGGAGGGGGTTGAGCAAGAGGGAAAGGGATTTCTCCTCCCTCACAAGTTTCTTTCTGATTGGAAGGTGTTCAATCCCATTTCTTTGAAAACATGACTCTTGGGTAGACGGCAAACTGCTTACAAAAATATTTCCCGACATTGAGAGGGAAACCCTAGCTACAGACATATCCAGGGACACTATCTAAGTTATGTCTTTCACAGTGGAACATGTTCTACAGGCACATGTGGATGGTCCAGAGTTCCCCaataacttttttttgggggggggggggagagataggaGTTGTAGAAGAGAAAGCTCATTGTGAAGATACCATAGCTCTGCTCTAACTCTAGCGCACCATGACCCCCTGCCTGCCATCAGTTCCATGGAGAGAGCCAAGGGGGTCCAACCTCCCATTATCCTGTCTGGCATCTTCTTGGCACATTCATTGGCATCTTCATTTGAACGGCCAGCCGAGCATTCAGCAACGCAGTCATTATAACAAGCGTCCTAGTGTATGTTTGGCTAACACAATTCTTTCAGCAACCAAGATCTAATCTAATTAAAAAGGAGCCGCGCTTTCTGCAATATGTGCATTTCCCCAGCAAGGATAAGGGCAGCCAAATGGCCTGAAATTGCTTCACATTCAAATCCTTTATCAGAGTTACAGAACATGCCACTCTACTTCAAACTGTTGCCTGATGTTAGCCTTTACAGATTTCACTGATCTGAAGGCAGCTTCTCACTCGGCAGATAGCTTAATCGGCCATTTCCCTTGAGCTTTCTGATGCTCAGAAGAGTTCTTGTTATCGCTGGGATAGGCCAACATACACAGCTCTCACAAGGcacctctgtctctctctcccgcAGCTTTAAAATCACACTGGTCCCAGGCTGAAGGGAGACAGGAAGGCCGAGCACAGAGAGAAGCCCTGTGCCACACAGGATACCAGGCCCAACACTGTGCTCCCGGCTGGGAACTTTAGAGCTCCACAGCCCTCCTTCGTTGGTTGGCGTGACGTTCCCCACCACCTTCCCATCCAGAAGGATCCCCAAGGCGATTTACATACAATACAATTAAACTGGGAGTGCTTCCACATTCCCTGATGATTGACACTGTTGTGGGAAACCACGGTTTTAACACAGGCCTTATTCCACAGAAGCAGGGCAAGAGGTTACAGCTCAACCCAATGTGTATTCAGTAATGTGTATGAAAAAAGTCACTAAAGTCCAGTGTCGGAAAAGGTTGTGAGCAGCGTCTCAGCAGCACGTTGGTACTTGTTGCCTGAATTATCCCAAATTAGAATGTGGAATGGATCTGTGGCTGAAGGTTGAGAAGGACGAACCCCCTCACACAAGGAAGCAGAGAGGGACCAACCGACCCTTGAACGGTTCCGATGCTATCCCAGCTCTCAGCCACAGAACCACTGGCCCTTGGCAGGTTGGTTAGTGCCTCTTTGGCTTGTTGGCATCCATGACTCTCTGGCTGGTGCTGAGATGCTTCCAGGCATCTATGATGAGAAGAGAAGGGATGACCACCCACAAGGCATTCATGAAGACAAAATAGAACCAGAAGTAGATGGGGTGTCCCATTTCACCATGGCTGAAACCGTCACGATATTCGGTGTAGAAGTAAAGAATATCTCCATACAGCTGGCCTAGGAGGAAGGAGGCAAACAGAGTGATTAGAGGAATACCTAGAATTGCTAAAAACAAGACAAGGACAATGAAGAACCCGACAGGCATGCATGCGCCTCGATGGACACGCAGGGTGTAAAATCACCATGTAAAACTGAAAGGTTTTCTGAACATACATAAGTCAATCGGACGCTTCTTCCCACTGCACACcacctataagaacataagaaagagcctgctggatcagaccagagtccatctagtccagcactctgctactcgcagtggcccaccaggtgcctttgggagctcacatgcaggaggtgaaagcaatggctctctgctgctgctgctcctgagcacctggtctaataaggaatttgcaatctgagatcaaggagaatcaagattgggggccatagatcgacttctcctccataaatctgtccaagccccttttaaagctatccaggttagtggccatcaccacttcctgtggcagcagattccaaacaccaatcacacgttgtgtgaagaagtgtttccttttattagtcctaattcttccccccagcattttcagtggatgcccccgggttctagtattttgagaaaaACTTCTATCAAGTTGGctgggacttgacagccctttgcaTGCACACAGtttgggagaaaaaagaaaaaaccaagtGAGAACACAGGTGGAAAATAAAGACCAGACAGCGCAGGCAGAACGCAGAATCCACGGCATGCAGATGCCTCTGCACAGACTTCAACCGCCCACCTGAAGAGTTGGAGGTTTGCCCCTGCGCTTGCTTTGTGTACCTACCCAGTGACACTGTCAGCTGCAGCAGATATCGGTGAGGCTGGCGCCAAAGAAAAGCTAGCACTGTCCAGAGGCTGAGAGGTCCCCACAGGCAGGCTGTGAGAGTCTCTACGCAAACTGTAAAGTTGTCTGATCTGCCAGGGGAAGAGAGAAACCTGAAGTCAAAAGCAGTCCCAACAGTATCACTTTCATCCTCCGTGGAACTGGGCAATATCTGCCCTTCACTCATGCTTAGTCAACAGGTAGTAAACTAAAAACAAAAGGGTCACAAACAGTTGTCAGGGATGCTTATGGCTGATCCTGCGTTGAGTAGGGGGTTGCCTTAGATGGCCCCTCCTGACTCTATGATTAAGTCATTTGTGAATTCCGTAGGCAGCTTTCAGCAAatccactgtttttttttaaatattatccTACAAGGCACTATAGAGACACTAAAACATTATTGCTGCTAAGCCTGTCCAGGCACCACAGGCACTAGGTTCACTTTAAGAAGCTCCTGCTGAATTCTGCTTGTCCTTTGATCTCCCCTCGATGCCACTCCACGTCCCAGTCTGGCCGTATCACTTCTCCTCCCCCCGAAAACCTCTGCAGCACCAACATACCAAGCAAAGATGCCAGCAATTGGACAGGAAGTAAGGGTGCATTTTTCAACTATAAATGAACTCTTTTGCTTAGAGCTGCTCTCATCTTGGACAGGGAGTTGGAATAGTTAGTTGGAAATTAGATTTTTAATGGAGGTTAGGAGCTGACCTTGTTTTTTGAGGTGTAACTCATATGCACCTGCTGACTGGCTTATTTGCATATGAGCTGCTTATCTAAATTCCGTTAGGAGCCAATCAGTTATCTAGATATGACCATATGATTATGACAGATCGGATTTTGAAATAGATAAGATTGGTATTTTTCTATAAACATGCATTCCTTTCACAGGCAAATTAGATTTCTCTGGATGGAAGGAAGCCTCCAAAGATCAGGTGAGATAACTTGGGCAAAAACCCAAATTGCTTAAAAAATTATTATATTCTGTAATGGGATTAAGCTgtgaatattttctttttgcaataaAAGATAAACATTTCCAAAGGTGCTCCGTCTGGTTTGCTTGTTGATAGTTTAGAGAACCAAACTCTACCCACTTGACTTTTTCGTATTATCAGAGTTAAAGGTTGAAAAATCATATTTAATTGATATATCTTGCAGAATCCTGCACAATTCCACACAGGAAAAGCCTTTACAGTTTTTCAGTGCAGATCCTTCAGTGCAGTGGTTCACAACCTGGGGTACGCATACTCCTAGCGCCAGAGCAGTTGTGGGCACGTGGAAAAAATTACATAGccaggtttgctaatatgggggtacaattttagggaaacagGCTGCCAAGGGGTACGCAAGTGGGaaaaggctgggagctgctgCTCTAATAGGCTGCAGGAGGGACTCTCTCATTGCATCCTTTCCTGACTGTGTTTAACACAAGAACAGACTTCTACGGAATCAGACCCTGTGACCATGAAAGTCATTTGTATCCACTCAGACTAGTAGCAGCCTCGGGCAGCCATCTTCTGCGTCACCTACTgctagatccttttaactggagctgccagGGATTGATTTTGGGATTTTCTACCTGGAAAGCAGAAACTCTCACATTGAGCCACTAACCCTCCCTCATCCTGCTCTTCATTTGCATCATGCAGAGGTACGGCCACCCCTCACGCACACAATTCCCAAGAGATACTCACATGATGTATCTGCTGTCTCCTTTAGCGTACTCCTTCCCTGTAACATTGGAAGGTGACAGAGAATGTAAGAGAAATTTAGCAACCAACATTCATGATCTACACCTCACTTTGCCCCACAGCCAGTGATGGCAGTGAAGTTCCTAGTCTCCCCGCTATATACCCGCTTCACCACACTGTGCAGAGCTGGAGACACGGCCCAGATGCTCTGTGCTCGCACAcccggccaccccccccccccccccccaaacgtaTCCCAAGACAACTTACACAGTTGTGAGAGGAAGGACTGATCCCCGGCAATCTCCCTGTGGTAAAGGCTAAACCAGCCCTCGATAACCCCATGAATGAAACCACAGATTATAAACCAACAGAGAGCCAAGGAGCGCCATGTCCCCAAGGGAGCCTCCTTCTGGCTCCGCCACCTCAACGCCATCCAGGTAAATATCAGGAGCACTCCTGAAACGGAGAAAAGGAAAGCCAAGAACTGCCACATGGGGCGGTCATTGGGGACGTAGTGCTGGAGCTCCAAGTCTCGAGGCCAGTAGGGGTGGGGGACCACCTGCAGCTTTGCTTCCGGGCCCATGGCAGCCAAGGAGGGAAGTGAAACCAGGTTCCCAAGACAGAGGAGCAACAGAGCACCTACAAAAAGAAGAACAGTGTTGTATTCCATTTCCCATAAAGGTGTCAATTTGGGCAGCTGGGATGCAGAAGTTGAGAAAATGGTCTGCTTCCGCATttgaatatagtcctgaacaaacacgagtattatcattcatttttacgcattgcctttgtcaaaactattattttgtgcttGATTGAATATAGTACTTTTGATACATGAGCattcatgccaaaatgtatttttacttttaaactttcaaatggatgggggtggaggggcgggggggctaGGTAGGGACTAGGATCCAGGCAGAGCcgtctacaacaaagaaggtccagcccTTCCAGGATACAGATCAACAAATGGTCCAAGGTATTTTGCACAAATTCTCTCCACACGATACCTTCTCCTGAGAAGCCTCTTCAATCGCCTTCAGTTAATATATCTTGCTCAGGACTGTGGCTGGGAGCCCTCTGCACTTGATCAGAGAGCTCGCAGCCACGGGGCAACTCACTTATAAAACACTCCACTTAATGAGATATTTGTGTGCGTGGCTCCTTCCCTAACGGTCGTTTGGAAGTTCTCCTTGTTTCACTGCACTTTGGGGGAGCATACTTTCAGACAGACAGCGTGGTGCAatgggtaagagcagtggactctaacctggtgaacggggtttgattccccattgctctacAATGAggtgatcttgggatagtcacagttctctttgaactcttccagccacaatgtgtctgttgtgaggaggggaaggagagagacagCCACCGTGAgcctccttaaaggcagagaaaaggggaACATAACCCCCCTTCTTCGTCCCTAGTGACACTATTACATTTATCCAACATATCCACACAGTcgtgaaggaactagaaaagatggTTAAATGGAAGGCTGCATTTCTGGTGACCAAGATCTGGTGACCTGAACTGTGCCTAAAAGCTAAAATTACTCCACTGAAGCTactatactttggtcacattatgaggacACAAGACTCatcggaaaagacaataacactaggaaaagttgaaggcagcaggaaaagagaaagacgaCATCAAATGGACTGGCTCAATCaagaaagccacaggttgcagtttgcaagacttgaacaagactgttaacaataggatgtttgggtGGGCGTTAATTCAGAAgggctgccatgagtcagaagcgactAGACAGCACTTAACGCACGACATTCACAAAACAAAATTCACCAAAAGCTGGAAAGAAAcacaccctgacctggacagcccaacCCAGCTGGGGTTTTAGAAGCTAAGGATGGTCagccctggccagtatttggatgggggatcaCCCAGGAAGTCCAAGACACAAGGGCAGGCCATAGCAAAGAACTTCtggacgtctcttgccttgaaagccctctgggATCACAAGAGGCCCATTCCGacttgactctctctctctctctctttgcaaacTCATATACATCTCCGTAAACTCATAACATAAAAATTAGCAACGCTTCTGAGCATGTACAAAGTGCATGCTCCCCACAATCTGAGTCTCTTAACCATCTAAACAGCGGATTCAAACCTTGCAGTCTCCCACTTTAGCTTTATtaggatgggagatcaccaaggaagtccagggtgtgACTTAagggcaggcaatagcaaactctGGGATCAATACAGATCGGCTCAaactttattctctctctctctctaatataTTTCTTTGCAAactcacaaaataaaaattagcagCAACGcttctgagcatacacagagtgcacccccccccccctctgaattTTTAAAGCATCCAAAGAGCAGATTTCCAACCCACTTCGCTACTGACCTTACCTTCCCCGCAGCACTGGCAGGCAAAGCTACACCGGTCTCTTTCTCAGCCTGCACAGCCCTTTCTCTAAACTCCACCCAATGACTCCTCCCAGCCAATAAGATTGCCTGAACGCGACCTCGGGAGGGCGTCTCTCTAACGTCACTGCGCATCCCTGCAACATGATTGGCTGAAGCAGGAGTAAGTCGAGTGTGGTCCCATGGACTGGATTGGCTGCGTGAGAAGCGGCGGGTGTGGCCACAACAGCCACACAAATGGTCACGTGCTTTCAGCAAGAGAAAGAGGAGTCGCGGGAAGAGCGGCGTTAGTCCTTTCCGGGCTAGCGTTGTTATGCACGAGTGTTGCCAACCTGCCGGAATTGCGTCTGATCTCCAGCTGTGTTGCACTatagcagaggtctgcaacctcagatgttcatgaactacaattcccaccagcccctgccagcatggccaataggttgcagacccctgacccagaCCAATGCCCATACGCAAGCTTTGGAGTTACCCACCACTCTTTTCCGggctgggctttttttttttaaggaaaaggaaGACGCTGGGACTTGATGTAAAGTTCTGTTGTGGATTTCTTTGTTCTGCTCACATATGAAATGCAAACCTTATATTGGTACCCAGAAACTCACAGCTTTTTTCCCTCTGTCATCTCAGTTCCATCTTTCCTTTTCTAATAACTTCTAGAGGACTTACTCCATGAAATCATGCACACAATTGAAAAGCctcagggcactttcacacatgcaaaataatccactttcaatgcactttggagctagtttttactgtgtggaatagcaagatccacttgcaaacaattgtggaagtggattgaaagtgcactattcaaCCCCACATAGAAACTATGGATTATGAAGCAACATGTCAATTATCTACCATGTTCAGGTTTACCTCTTTGGTTTCTTATCTTGCTCTTTGTTGCCCACTCCCTCTAAATTCTGACAGAGCTTGGCTGTTGGTAGTTGTACTATCCAAAACTTTTTACCCAAACTTGTATTACATCACAGTTGATGTGGCAGTTGTCTTTGACAGAGCTACACTTGTGAGAGTGAGGACTTAAAGAGTGCAcagacaggttcaaatccccatttggcCATGAAAGCATAAGGCAATGACTCTTagtataacctacctcacaggcagaggtgggatccagcaggttctcacaggttcccgagagtaggttactaattatttgcgtgtgccgagagggggttactaattggtgattttgccacgtgatctttgccttagttacgcccctcctctcagcagtagcacgcagaacctgaagcagtctagcaggaggtgcaccggcgtgcgtggcaacgtgcgcctgcgtgcattcgtttcccacccaaggactggcacagcgactgcgtccttgccacagccccgcccaggaatgccccgcccccagaatgcatggccacaccccccatcgtgccccgcccagccccattggcgctacgccacagtttgaatcccaccaccatgggaacctgttactaaaatttttggatcccaccactgctcacagggttgttgtgaagataacatgagggagggaagagggatgCATGCCACCCTTATTTCCTAGGAGGTACAAAGAACATACAACAATGTACTACATAAATAGTAGTACAAAATGGTTG of Sphaerodactylus townsendi isolate TG3544 linkage group LG03, MPM_Stown_v2.3, whole genome shotgun sequence contains these proteins:
- the LOC125430121 gene encoding 3-beta-hydroxysteroid-Delta(8),Delta(7)-isomerase → MGPEAKLQVVPHPYWPRDLELQHYVPNDRPMWQFLAFLFSVSGVLLIFTWMALRWRSQKEAPLGTWRSLALCWFIICGFIHGVIEGWFSLYHREIAGDQSFLSQLWKEYAKGDSRYIISDNFTVCVETLTACLWGPLSLWTVLAFLWRQPHRYLLQLTVSLGQLYGDILYFYTEYRDGFSHGEMGHPIYFWFYFVFMNALWVVIPSLLIIDAWKHLSTSQRVMDANKPKRH